In the Mycolicibacterium thermoresistibile genome, one interval contains:
- a CDS encoding phosphonate C-P lyase system protein PhnG: MRAEQRAEALSAADGSALEELADEILATGVAVEVTAGPESVSAPVRVPVPGAGDTTVVLGHVALTRCAVTLSGVRGDGIRPGHDLVGAVAAAVCDAECERRGPHAGRVLELCRAAEQARARRDADRAEMVRTTRVDET; encoded by the coding sequence ATGAGGGCCGAACAGCGGGCCGAGGCGCTGTCCGCGGCGGACGGGTCCGCCCTGGAGGAGCTGGCCGACGAGATCCTGGCCACAGGGGTGGCGGTCGAGGTCACCGCCGGACCGGAGTCGGTGAGCGCGCCGGTACGGGTCCCGGTGCCGGGGGCCGGCGACACCACGGTGGTGCTCGGCCATGTGGCGCTGACCCGCTGCGCGGTGACGCTCTCCGGGGTGCGCGGCGACGGTATACGCCCCGGCCACGACCTGGTCGGCGCGGTGGCCGCGGCGGTGTGCGACGCGGAATGCGAGCGGCGCGGACCGCACGCCGGCCGCGTGCTCGAGCTGTGCCGCGCCGCCGAGCAGGCCCGGGCCCGCCGCGACGCCGACCGGGCCGAGATGGTGCGGACGACGAGGGTGGACGAGACGTGA
- a CDS encoding ABC-F family ATP-binding cassette domain-containing protein, which yields MANLINLERVTVGYGTRVLLHEVSLGVADGDAIGVVGRNGDGKSTLLGVLTGEREPDSGRVTHTSGLSVGYLRQGDDFGDASIREVIVAGRPDHVWAADPTTREVVEQLLGGIDLDGSVDTLSGGERRRVALAAVLIGGHDVLVLDEPTNHLDVEVIAWLAAHLSGRTARRTGALVVVSHDRWFLDAVCTTTWEVHSASGKGTVDAYEGGYAAYVLARAERMRLAATAETRRRNLLRKELAWLRRGPPARTSKPKFRIQAANELIATEPPPRDSVVLQRFATSRLGKDVFDLHGVRLEVGEPPRVVLDNIDWSIGPGDRIGLVGVNGTGKTSVLRMLAGQLQPTAGTVKRGATLKIGYLSQALDELDGSDRVLDAVENRRRITELAGGREISAATLLEDFGFTGDKLTTRIADLSGGERRRLQFLRLLLDEPNVLLLDEPTNDLDIDTLTVIEDYLDGWPGTVIVVTHDRYFLERVSDVTYALTGGGRCDLLPGGVDQYLSDRAGDRAARKAPTAKSPAATGAGAGKGESPAARQRRIAKELTRIEGQLSKIDGQIAALHEAMAAAASDHVRLAELNTELGELQRRKTRLEEDWLITADG from the coding sequence ATGGCGAACCTGATCAATCTGGAACGTGTGACCGTCGGCTACGGCACCCGGGTGTTGCTGCACGAGGTCAGCCTGGGCGTCGCCGACGGTGACGCGATCGGGGTGGTCGGCCGTAACGGGGACGGCAAGTCGACGCTGCTCGGGGTGCTCACCGGCGAGCGTGAACCCGACTCCGGGCGGGTCACCCACACCTCCGGTCTGTCGGTCGGATATCTGCGCCAGGGCGACGATTTCGGCGACGCCTCGATCCGCGAGGTGATCGTGGCGGGCCGGCCCGACCATGTCTGGGCCGCCGACCCCACCACCCGTGAGGTGGTCGAGCAGTTGCTGGGCGGGATCGACCTGGACGGTTCCGTCGACACGTTGTCCGGCGGTGAACGGCGCCGGGTGGCGCTGGCCGCGGTGCTGATCGGCGGCCACGACGTGCTGGTGCTCGACGAGCCGACCAACCACCTCGATGTGGAGGTGATCGCCTGGCTCGCGGCGCATCTGTCCGGGCGGACCGCACGGCGCACCGGGGCGCTGGTGGTGGTCAGCCACGACCGCTGGTTCCTCGATGCGGTCTGCACCACCACCTGGGAGGTGCACTCCGCCTCCGGAAAGGGCACCGTCGACGCCTATGAGGGCGGATATGCCGCATATGTGCTGGCCCGCGCCGAGCGGATGCGGCTGGCGGCCACCGCCGAAACCCGTCGCCGCAACCTGCTGCGCAAGGAGCTGGCCTGGCTGCGCCGCGGACCGCCGGCCCGCACGTCGAAACCCAAGTTCCGGATCCAGGCGGCCAACGAGCTCATCGCCACCGAGCCGCCGCCGCGGGACTCCGTTGTGCTGCAACGGTTCGCCACCAGCAGGCTGGGTAAGGACGTGTTCGATCTGCACGGCGTCCGGCTCGAGGTCGGCGAACCGCCGCGGGTGGTTCTGGACAACATCGACTGGTCGATCGGCCCGGGCGACCGGATCGGGCTGGTCGGGGTCAACGGCACCGGCAAGACGTCGGTGCTGCGGATGTTGGCCGGACAGCTGCAACCGACCGCCGGAACCGTCAAACGCGGGGCGACGCTGAAGATCGGTTATCTCAGCCAGGCGCTCGACGAGCTCGACGGCTCCGACCGGGTGCTCGATGCCGTGGAGAACCGGCGCCGAATCACCGAGCTCGCCGGCGGCCGGGAGATCAGCGCGGCGACGCTGCTGGAGGACTTCGGCTTCACCGGTGACAAGCTGACCACCCGGATCGCCGATCTGTCCGGCGGTGAGCGCCGCAGGCTGCAGTTCCTGCGGCTGCTGCTCGACGAACCGAACGTGCTGCTGCTGGACGAACCCACCAACGATCTCGACATCGACACGTTGACGGTCATCGAGGACTACCTGGACGGCTGGCCGGGCACCGTCATCGTGGTGACCCACGACCGCTACTTCCTGGAACGGGTCAGCGACGTCACCTATGCGCTGACCGGCGGCGGGCGTTGCGATCTGCTGCCCGGCGGGGTCGACCAGTACCTCAGTGACCGGGCCGGTGACCGGGCGGCACGGAAGGCCCCGACGGCGAAGTCCCCCGCGGCGACCGGAGCCGGAGCCGGCAAGGGCGAGTCGCCGGCCGCACGGCAGCGCCGTATCGCCAAGGAGCTGACCCGCATCGAGGGCCAACTGAGCAAGATCGACGGGCAGATCGCCGCACTGCACGAGGCGATGGCCGCCGCCGCATCCGATCATGTGCGGTTGGCCGAGTTGAACACCGAACTCGGCGAACTGCAGCGACGCAAAACCCGACTGGAAGAGGACTGGCTGATCACCGCCGACGGGTGA
- a CDS encoding alpha-D-ribose 1-methylphosphonate 5-phosphate C-P-lyase PhnJ encodes MTTVSEHPTVARLAAGHGRTQAYAYLDEDTKRTVRRAILKALAIPGWQVPFASREMPVARGWGSGGLQVTLALVGPTDVVKVIDQGDDHSVNAAAMRDLISRSAQCGATTSTRAATIIQSRHRIPEADLRPDQILVLQVPHPEPLRRVIPDELEARRRHAAGDYSPAWLDLYDAQVRLGGPRTGADHPVLVDGTRLMSPSPIPRHDVLRLDRRPHPILLGAGRRARITALPPHTPVRPLEFDDVPLTAEMAAAPCHRCAGTTSYRVPTDAAGPDTGLLWCCSDIDACHERRGGAS; translated from the coding sequence ATGACAACCGTTTCCGAGCACCCGACGGTGGCCCGGCTGGCCGCCGGCCACGGCCGCACCCAGGCGTACGCCTACCTCGACGAGGACACCAAGCGCACCGTGCGCCGCGCGATCCTCAAGGCGCTGGCGATCCCGGGTTGGCAGGTGCCGTTTGCGTCCCGGGAGATGCCGGTCGCGCGGGGGTGGGGCAGCGGGGGACTGCAGGTCACCCTGGCGCTGGTCGGACCCACCGACGTGGTCAAGGTCATCGACCAGGGTGACGACCACTCGGTCAACGCGGCCGCGATGCGCGACCTGATCAGCCGGTCGGCACAGTGCGGGGCGACCACGAGCACCCGCGCGGCGACCATCATCCAGAGCAGGCACCGCATACCGGAGGCGGATCTGCGCCCGGATCAGATTCTGGTGCTGCAGGTTCCGCACCCCGAGCCGTTGCGCCGGGTGATCCCGGACGAACTCGAGGCGCGGCGCCGCCACGCCGCCGGCGACTACTCGCCGGCATGGCTGGACCTCTACGACGCCCAGGTGCGGCTGGGCGGGCCGCGCACCGGCGCCGACCACCCGGTGCTGGTCGACGGGACCCGGTTGATGAGCCCGAGCCCGATACCCCGCCACGACGTGCTGAGGCTGGACCGTCGCCCGCATCCGATCCTGCTGGGCGCCGGCCGACGCGCCCGGATCACCGCGCTGCCGCCCCACACGCCGGTACGCCCCCTGGAATTCGACGATGTTCCGCTGACGGCCGAGATGGCCGCCGCGCCGTGCCACCGGTGCGCCGGCACCACCTCCTACCGGGTGCCCACCGACGCCGCCGGCCCGGACACCGGCCTGCTGTGGTGCTGCAGCGACATCGACGCCTGCCACGAACGTCGCGGCGGTGCCTCATGA
- the phnE gene encoding phosphonate ABC transporter, permease protein PhnE: MTTATGTTGRSAPPRLRRPGVPTLVIVLVVGALLVHGWTQGAAVRPDSLATGVFRLGEFVQDAVPPDTGRLGPILAALLVTVQMALLGTLLGVLASLPLAVLAARNTTPHWSLYTVSRLIVTVSRTIPDLVWGLIFVIAVGLGPEAGVLAIAVDVMGFCGRFFAERIEDLEPGRLEALRALGATRSGVLLGGVLPACLPSFVTTSMFALESSARSSVVLGLVGAGGIGIELATSMTLLRYDEALTIILCILAVVIVFERISAAIRRRVLPAVEAT, from the coding sequence ATGACGACGGCGACCGGCACCACCGGCCGGAGTGCGCCGCCGCGGCTGCGCCGCCCCGGCGTGCCCACTCTGGTGATCGTGCTGGTGGTGGGTGCGCTGCTGGTCCACGGCTGGACCCAGGGCGCCGCGGTGCGGCCGGACTCGCTGGCCACCGGCGTGTTCCGGCTCGGTGAGTTCGTGCAGGACGCGGTGCCGCCCGACACCGGCCGGCTCGGCCCGATCCTGGCCGCGTTGCTGGTCACGGTGCAGATGGCGCTGCTCGGAACCCTGCTCGGAGTGCTGGCCAGCCTTCCGCTGGCCGTGCTGGCGGCCCGCAACACGACCCCGCACTGGTCCTTGTACACCGTCAGCCGGCTGATCGTGACGGTCAGCCGCACCATCCCGGATCTGGTCTGGGGATTGATCTTCGTGATCGCGGTCGGGCTCGGACCGGAGGCGGGGGTGCTGGCCATCGCGGTGGACGTGATGGGCTTCTGCGGCCGGTTCTTCGCCGAACGGATCGAGGATCTCGAGCCCGGCCGGCTGGAGGCGCTGCGCGCGCTGGGGGCGACCCGGTCGGGCGTGCTCCTGGGCGGCGTGCTGCCGGCCTGTCTGCCGTCGTTCGTGACCACATCGATGTTCGCGCTGGAATCCTCGGCACGCTCCTCGGTGGTGCTGGGGCTGGTCGGGGCCGGCGGTATCGGTATCGAGCTGGCGACCTCGATGACGCTGCTGCGCTACGACGAGGCGCTGACCATCATCCTGTGCATCCTCGCGGTCGTCATCGTCTTCGAACGGATCTCCGCGGCGATCCGGCGGCGCGTCCTGCCGGCGGTGGAGGCGACATGA
- a CDS encoding GntR family transcriptional regulator, whose translation MTRTATPMRSTTINRFADRPLYRQLSEVLEARLIERARPGDRLPSEAELSGQFGVNRLTVRRALHELAQRGIIETVHGRGSFVARQPVRYRLSATRDASFTRGMRELGHPVRIEVLGAETTRCRRLRTELHTAGEVLTTTTLRHVDGQPWSVSVTSIALDRFPGIAQQWSGSTSLFDFLWQTFGVRMRRAYRSFSAVLADLAEAQHLGLRTGAPVLEMRGLNVDQHGAPVAVVRHRFRGDRVELTVDLA comes from the coding sequence ATGACCCGGACGGCCACTCCGATGCGGTCCACGACCATCAACCGGTTCGCCGACCGTCCGCTGTACCGCCAGCTCAGCGAGGTGCTGGAGGCGCGGCTGATCGAGCGGGCCCGGCCGGGCGACCGGCTGCCAAGCGAGGCGGAGTTGTCGGGGCAGTTCGGCGTCAACCGGCTCACCGTGCGCCGCGCCCTGCATGAGCTCGCACAGCGTGGGATCATCGAAACAGTCCACGGCAGAGGGTCGTTCGTCGCCCGGCAGCCGGTTCGCTACCGCCTCTCAGCCACGCGGGACGCGAGTTTCACCCGCGGTATGCGCGAACTCGGACACCCGGTGCGTATCGAGGTGCTGGGCGCCGAGACCACCCGGTGTCGCAGGCTGCGCACCGAACTGCACACCGCCGGGGAGGTGCTGACCACCACCACGCTGCGGCACGTCGACGGACAACCGTGGTCGGTGTCGGTGACCTCGATCGCCCTCGACCGTTTCCCCGGTATCGCGCAGCAGTGGTCCGGCAGCACGTCGCTGTTCGACTTCCTGTGGCAGACCTTCGGCGTCCGGATGCGGCGGGCCTACCGCAGCTTCTCCGCGGTGCTGGCGGACCTGGCCGAGGCACAGCATCTGGGGTTGCGCACCGGTGCTCCGGTGCTGGAGATGCGGGGGCTCAACGTGGATCAGCACGGGGCACCGGTGGCCGTGGTGCGGCACCGTTTCCGCGGTGACCGGGTGGAGTTGACGGTGGATCTGGCATGA
- a CDS encoding phosphonate C-P lyase system protein PhnH yields MWDMVHDGRETFLAVMRAMCAPGTPIRLPRPVPLCGERDLDGAAAILLALLDRGLTLAVAGPALVQRLGAAVIAHTGAETTGLSDADWVLVHGPAADAITRARRGSTDRPEAGASIVIAASGPAIPVVVSGPGVHGHTTAHIALDDLAVHAFTAANAAAPCGVDLFVVTGQQVTALPRSVSVQPGVTV; encoded by the coding sequence ATGTGGGACATGGTTCATGACGGACGCGAAACCTTCCTGGCGGTGATGCGCGCGATGTGCGCGCCCGGGACACCTATCCGGCTGCCCCGGCCGGTGCCGCTGTGCGGGGAGCGGGACCTCGACGGCGCCGCGGCGATCCTGCTGGCGCTGCTGGACCGGGGTCTGACGCTGGCCGTGGCGGGCCCGGCGCTGGTCCAGCGTCTCGGCGCCGCGGTGATCGCGCACACCGGTGCGGAGACGACCGGGCTGTCCGATGCGGACTGGGTGCTGGTACACGGCCCGGCGGCCGACGCGATCACCCGGGCCCGCCGCGGCAGCACCGATCGCCCGGAGGCCGGCGCCTCCATCGTCATCGCGGCATCCGGTCCGGCCATACCGGTCGTCGTCAGCGGGCCCGGTGTCCACGGACACACCACCGCCCACATCGCGCTCGACGACCTGGCGGTACACGCCTTCACCGCGGCGAACGCGGCCGCACCGTGCGGCGTGGACCTGTTCGTGGTGACCGGTCAGCAGGTGACGGCGCTGCCGCGTAGCGTGTCCGTCCAGCCGGGGGTCACGGTCTGA
- a CDS encoding carbon-phosphorus lyase complex subunit PhnI: MYATMRETAGLEAARALVTHRPGGGERTDTSLLEEQLCAEAGLWEPAVARRALHQSRGDIAHAVSMLRVWAATQPHVAAAAVRPDDVVVLRRLSSAYPQIPGGQWLGAAPELMPRELDWSQPAPGDGPAAPEPPEQPPGPGPDAKPPTRAGTPRVRDLIDGVAMRRPPVDGDGADPAATVPAPPYPRAAVLALLARGETGALVALAALILGRRSEAVLVELTVGVAGVRVPHPRTGVPCLAAEVPVTEVEVVLDAEVDGRPGLATGWGASLGTVERRAIALALLDAAMQADRELREPLLLDPQTVLAATDGPATNGFVEHLRLPHYAGFTAYLARAVPDPTTPMTESRMREAP, from the coding sequence ATGTACGCCACCATGCGGGAGACCGCGGGGCTGGAGGCGGCCCGCGCCCTCGTGACGCATCGGCCCGGCGGCGGCGAGCGCACCGACACCTCGCTGCTGGAGGAACAACTGTGCGCCGAGGCCGGACTGTGGGAACCGGCGGTGGCCCGCCGGGCCCTGCACCAGTCGCGCGGCGACATCGCCCATGCCGTGTCGATGCTGCGGGTCTGGGCGGCCACCCAGCCCCATGTCGCCGCGGCGGCGGTTCGCCCCGACGACGTGGTCGTGCTGCGTCGGCTGTCTTCGGCCTACCCGCAGATCCCCGGCGGTCAATGGCTCGGTGCGGCACCCGAACTCATGCCCCGTGAGCTGGACTGGTCCCAACCCGCGCCCGGCGACGGGCCGGCGGCGCCCGAACCGCCCGAACAGCCGCCCGGGCCGGGACCGGACGCGAAACCACCCACCCGGGCCGGCACACCGCGAGTGCGCGATCTCATCGACGGTGTGGCGATGCGGCGTCCACCCGTCGACGGTGACGGGGCCGATCCGGCCGCGACGGTGCCGGCGCCGCCCTATCCGCGGGCGGCGGTGCTGGCCCTGCTGGCGCGTGGAGAGACCGGTGCGCTGGTCGCCCTCGCGGCACTGATCCTGGGCCGGCGTTCCGAGGCCGTCCTGGTGGAGCTCACCGTCGGGGTGGCCGGTGTCCGGGTACCGCACCCGCGCACCGGTGTGCCCTGTCTGGCCGCCGAGGTGCCGGTCACCGAGGTGGAGGTGGTGCTCGACGCGGAGGTCGACGGGCGGCCCGGGCTGGCCACCGGTTGGGGGGCGTCGCTGGGCACCGTGGAACGACGGGCCATCGCACTGGCCCTGCTCGACGCCGCCATGCAGGCCGACCGGGAACTGCGCGAACCACTGCTGCTGGACCCTCAGACGGTGCTGGCGGCGACCGACGGGCCGGCCACCAACGGCTTCGTCGAACACCTCAGATTGCCGCACTACGCCGGCTTCACCGCCTACCTGGCCCGGGCCGTGCCGGACCCCACCACACCGATGACCGAGAGCCGCATGAGAGAAGCACCATGA
- a CDS encoding phosphate/phosphite/phosphonate ABC transporter substrate-binding protein, which produces MSGRRIFVGAAAALTAAAVVVGCGSESTSEPRGGTVRLAVTDLQGLEELQREFGAFKDTFEERSGLRIDFFAVTDRTAAAAALQADRVDVVFTGPAEYVVIHERTGAEPIVAFERDNYRSCIYTTADSGITEVEQLRGTKIAMTDVGSTSGHLGPSQMLVDAGLNPGADIEVLTIGDAVHAALKRGDVAAVGVGCHDYEEFLADEADPERFPLLEEGPVLPPDLLMARAGLDEQTIDTIRDTFTGHYDELLAAMLEGKDNAKYQNAELVEVTDRDYDEVRSMYRAVGVDDFSEFLGN; this is translated from the coding sequence ATGTCAGGACGCAGGATCTTCGTCGGCGCGGCGGCCGCGCTCACCGCGGCGGCCGTCGTGGTCGGATGCGGCAGCGAATCCACGAGTGAACCGCGGGGCGGCACGGTGCGCCTGGCGGTGACCGACCTTCAGGGTCTGGAGGAACTGCAACGCGAGTTCGGCGCGTTCAAGGACACCTTCGAAGAGCGGTCCGGCCTGCGGATCGACTTCTTTGCGGTCACCGACCGCACCGCCGCCGCGGCGGCGCTGCAGGCCGACCGGGTCGACGTGGTGTTCACCGGACCGGCCGAATACGTCGTCATCCACGAGCGCACCGGCGCCGAACCGATCGTGGCGTTCGAGCGCGACAACTACCGTTCCTGCATCTACACCACCGCCGACAGCGGGATCACCGAGGTGGAGCAGTTGCGCGGCACCAAGATCGCCATGACCGACGTCGGATCCACCAGCGGCCACCTCGGACCGTCTCAGATGCTCGTCGACGCCGGCCTGAACCCGGGCGCCGACATCGAGGTGCTGACCATCGGCGACGCGGTGCACGCCGCGCTGAAACGCGGTGACGTCGCCGCCGTCGGGGTGGGCTGCCACGACTACGAGGAGTTCCTCGCCGACGAGGCCGATCCCGAGCGGTTTCCGCTGCTCGAAGAGGGACCGGTGCTGCCGCCGGATCTGTTGATGGCCCGGGCGGGGCTCGACGAGCAGACGATCGACACCATCCGCGACACGTTCACCGGACACTACGACGAGCTGCTGGCGGCCATGCTGGAGGGCAAGGACAACGCCAAGTACCAGAACGCCGAACTCGTCGAGGTGACCGACCGGGACTACGACGAGGTCCGGTCGATGTACCGCGCCGTCGGTGTCGACGACTTCTCCGAATTCCTCGGGAACTGA
- a CDS encoding ATP-binding cassette domain-containing protein, translating to MTVDAAPGPVPTLLPPEPVLSVRELSHRYGPGCPDCVEHTGPAAGTNRCPICGSIIAIHAATFDVGPREVLGIVGESGSGKTTLLRCLYRAGTAVSGSVRIDGEPVRRSAVVMVHQNALAAGLHLRLAAEANVAQRLLERGWRGFGAIHDRAGAMLTELGLNPERHTDPLETFSGGMQQRVQLARALVDPPRLLLLDEPTTGLDPSVQAGLLDAVQRVTGRLDSATVVVSHDLAAVRVLASRILVVYHGRIVEDGVAEQVLEDPRHPYTQLLVSSRLT from the coding sequence ATGACCGTCGACGCCGCGCCGGGACCCGTCCCGACACTGCTGCCGCCCGAACCGGTGCTGTCGGTGCGCGAACTGTCGCACCGGTACGGGCCCGGCTGCCCCGACTGCGTGGAACACACCGGCCCGGCGGCCGGCACCAACCGCTGCCCGATCTGCGGGTCGATCATCGCGATCCACGCCGCCACCTTCGATGTGGGCCCGCGTGAGGTGCTCGGCATCGTCGGCGAATCCGGTTCGGGCAAGACCACGCTGCTGCGCTGCCTGTACCGGGCCGGGACGGCGGTGTCCGGCTCGGTCCGCATCGACGGTGAGCCGGTCCGGCGGTCGGCGGTGGTGATGGTGCACCAGAACGCGCTCGCCGCCGGTCTGCACCTCCGGCTGGCGGCGGAGGCCAATGTGGCGCAGCGGCTTCTGGAACGCGGCTGGCGCGGTTTCGGCGCCATCCACGACCGGGCCGGGGCGATGCTGACCGAGCTGGGCCTGAACCCGGAACGGCACACCGACCCGTTGGAGACCTTCTCCGGCGGTATGCAGCAGCGGGTCCAGCTGGCCCGGGCACTGGTCGATCCGCCCCGGTTGCTGTTGCTCGACGAACCCACTACCGGGCTGGATCCCTCGGTGCAGGCCGGCCTGCTCGACGCCGTGCAGCGGGTCACCGGGCGGCTCGACTCGGCGACGGTGGTGGTCTCCCACGATCTGGCCGCGGTGCGGGTCCTGGCGTCGCGGATCCTGGTGGTGTATCACGGCCGGATCGTCGAAGACGGTGTCGCCGAACAGGTTCTGGAAGACCCTCGGCACCCGTACACCCAGCTGCTGGTGTCGTCGAGGTTGACATGA
- a CDS encoding phosphonate ABC transporter ATP-binding protein produces the protein MTAPATGAPTAPPDPTAARTATPGTSTAIEVTDLRVRFRRCRTDALAGVNLTVRQGETVALIGTNGAGKSTLLRSLVRLVEPVGGRITLGDTDVTAASRRELRTLRRDVGFVFQRFHLVPRLTAFHNVVHGAMGRRGTRCASPLTAPGEVRREAMRALERVGLADHADRRVDTLSGGQQQRVAVARMLMQRPRIVLADEPVASLDPSSANTVLELLTSVATEGGVTVVMALHQIDLALRYADRVIGLRNGTLDFDQPARSCDTARLDPIFARADT, from the coding sequence ATGACCGCCCCGGCCACCGGCGCTCCCACCGCGCCGCCGGATCCCACCGCGGCGCGCACGGCCACGCCCGGCACGTCCACTGCGATCGAGGTGACCGACCTGCGGGTGCGGTTCCGCCGCTGTCGCACCGACGCGCTGGCCGGCGTGAATCTGACCGTCCGGCAGGGCGAAACGGTCGCGCTGATCGGCACCAACGGCGCCGGCAAGTCGACTCTGCTGCGCTCCCTGGTGCGTTTGGTCGAACCCGTCGGCGGGCGGATCACGTTGGGCGACACCGATGTCACCGCGGCGTCCCGGCGCGAACTGCGGACACTGCGCCGCGATGTCGGATTCGTGTTCCAGCGGTTCCATCTGGTGCCGCGGCTCACCGCCTTCCACAATGTGGTGCACGGGGCGATGGGCCGGCGCGGCACCCGGTGCGCGTCACCGCTGACCGCACCGGGGGAGGTCCGGCGGGAGGCGATGCGCGCTCTGGAGCGGGTGGGGCTGGCCGATCACGCCGATCGCCGGGTCGACACGCTCAGCGGCGGTCAGCAGCAACGGGTCGCGGTCGCACGGATGCTGATGCAACGCCCACGGATCGTGCTCGCCGACGAGCCGGTCGCCAGCCTCGACCCGAGTTCGGCCAACACCGTGCTGGAGCTGCTCACCTCGGTCGCCACCGAAGGCGGAGTGACGGTGGTGATGGCCCTGCACCAGATCGACCTCGCCCTGCGGTATGCCGACCGGGTGATCGGGTTGCGCAACGGGACACTGGATTTCGATCAACCCGCCCGGTCGTGCGATACGGCACGACTGGATCCGATCTTCGCGCGGGCAGACACATGA
- a CDS encoding alpha/beta hydrolase — MSTPVTFPAGGETCVGRLYGDAPGPADARKPCVVLCHGFGGTQDTPAFTATARDFVRAGYLALTLDYRRFGESSGLPRQLVNIADQLDDIAAAVGHARTHPGVDPDRIVLWGTSLGGGHVVTAAARDPRIAAVIAQIPYNGFPRKVEGRSTAATLRLLAVMVRDATRGALGLSPVYIKQVGPAGETAVIAGARAQQTVDAMTSATWRNEVAPRSLWDMWRYRPGAHASFVRAPLLVCLGANDAETPAEKAAELARRAPRGELRTYDHAHFEFDRDDVRRRVTADQLAFLARVLPR, encoded by the coding sequence GTGAGCACCCCGGTCACCTTCCCCGCCGGCGGTGAGACCTGCGTCGGGCGGCTGTACGGGGACGCACCCGGGCCGGCCGATGCGCGAAAGCCGTGTGTGGTGCTGTGCCATGGTTTCGGCGGCACCCAGGACACCCCGGCGTTCACCGCCACCGCCCGGGACTTCGTGCGGGCCGGATATCTCGCGCTCACCCTCGACTACCGCCGATTCGGTGAAAGCTCCGGGCTGCCCAGGCAATTGGTGAACATCGCCGATCAGCTCGACGACATCGCCGCCGCCGTCGGGCACGCCCGCACGCATCCCGGGGTCGACCCCGACCGGATCGTGCTCTGGGGCACGTCGCTGGGCGGCGGTCACGTGGTCACCGCCGCGGCGCGGGATCCGCGGATCGCGGCGGTGATCGCGCAGATCCCCTACAACGGCTTCCCGAGGAAGGTGGAGGGCAGGTCGACGGCGGCGACGCTGCGGCTGCTCGCGGTGATGGTCCGCGACGCGACCCGCGGCGCGCTGGGACTGTCGCCGGTGTACATCAAACAGGTCGGTCCGGCGGGGGAGACGGCCGTGATCGCCGGCGCCCGGGCGCAGCAGACCGTCGACGCGATGACGAGCGCGACCTGGCGCAACGAGGTGGCCCCGCGGTCGCTGTGGGACATGTGGCGTTACCGGCCCGGTGCCCACGCGTCGTTCGTGCGTGCCCCGCTGCTGGTGTGCCTCGGTGCGAATGACGCGGAGACGCCGGCGGAGAAGGCGGCCGAACTGGCCCGGCGCGCCCCCCGGGGTGAGCTGCGCACGTATGACCATGCGCATTTCGAGTTCGACCGCGACGACGTCCGGCGCCGGGTGACCGCCGATCAGCTGGCGTTCCTGGCCCGGGTGCTGCCCCGGTAG